The Microbacterium natoriense genomic interval TCATCACGTTCAGCTTCGAGGCGGCCGAGCCTGTCGTCGTCGTCGTCGAGTTCCGCGAGCCGGAGAGAGCCGGTCTGCCAGAGTTCGAGAGCCTGATCGAGCGAGCCGTGAGCACGGGTCAGCACGCCCAAGGCGGCACGCCGCTCCTCGACAGCAGCGAGCTCGTGCGGGCCCGATTCGTCGAGGTCGGCGAGATAGGCGGAGAGCTGGCCCGCGATGTCGGCGACTCGGTAGCCGACATCGGCCAGAGCCTGGGCGATCTCGGTGAGGGCGGAATCGGACGCGCGTTCCAGAACGCGCCGGGCTTCGCCGAGCAGCGCCGAGACGTCGGGCTCGCCGTCTTCATTCGACAGTGCGCCGTGGGCGACGGATGCCGCGAGCCTGAGCTCTTCGGCGTTGGCGAGCCGCTCGGCACGTGCTGTGAGCTCTTCGTCTTCCCTCGGCTCGGGGGCGGTCGCCTCGATGAGCGCCAGCGCCTCGCGCAGTCGCGTGGCCTCCTCGGATCGTCGGTCGCGGTTCTGCGTGATGTCGGTGATCTCAGCGTCGAGAGCGCGCCAGCGCGTGAACGACTCGCCGTAGGCGGCGAGGGCGCTCGCGATCGGCGCACCGCCGAAGCGGTCGAGCGCGTCGCGCTGCGCCGTCGACGACTTCAGCCGCAGCTGCTCGGACTGTCCGTGGACGACGACGAGTTCTTCAGCGAGAGCCGACAGCACTCCCGCAGGGGCTGCTCGGCCGCCCACGCTCGCGCGGCTGCGCCCCTCGGCGCTGAGCGTGCGCGACACGTAGAGCTCGGCCGCACCTCCGCCGGCGGGCTCGAGCTCGCCGCCGGCATCCGTCACGATGTCCGCCACCGTGCCCTGCTCGGGCACGATCCAGACACCGGCGACCGAAGCCTGACCCGCGCCCGCTCGCACGGCGCCCGAGTCGGCCCGCTGCCCAAGCAGCAGGCCGAGCCCTGTGACCACCATCGTCTTGCCTGCGCCGGTCTCACCGGTGATCGCAGTGAAA includes:
- the recN gene encoding DNA repair protein RecN is translated as MIEEMRMQGLGVIADAVLPLGPGFTAITGETGAGKTMVVTGLGLLLGQRADSGAVRAGAGQASVAGVWIVPEQGTVADIVTDAGGELEPAGGGAAELYVSRTLSAEGRSRASVGGRAAPAGVLSALAEELVVVHGQSEQLRLKSSTAQRDALDRFGGAPIASALAAYGESFTRWRALDAEITDITQNRDRRSEEATRLREALALIEATAPEPREDEELTARAERLANAEELRLAASVAHGALSNEDGEPDVSALLGEARRVLERASDSALTEIAQALADVGYRVADIAGQLSAYLADLDESGPHELAAVEERRAALGVLTRAHGSLDQALELWQTGSLRLAELDDDDDRLGRLEAERDEARAELDAHAASLTAARADAAARLGAAVTEELRDLAMPDARLEVSVTPGAESTHGRDDVAILLAPHPGAEPRPVGKGASGGELSRVMLAIEVVIAGTDPVPTFVFDEVDAGIGGAAAIEVGRRLARLAENSQVIAVTHLAQVAAFAGNHLSVVKANDGAVTASSVRRLEGSEREAEMARLLSGLADSDAALTHARELLSLGAPTS